CACAAGCCCTGGTGAGAAAACGCTTAGCGATGATGCCAAACGCAATGGCGCGCCCTGTGAACCGGTTTCTTTGAACCAGTTGTACAAAGGCATTACATTGCCATCTTCGGCAATGGCTTCCAAGCCAACACCCCTATCCGCTTGTCCCAAAGTGAACAACGGTTCCGGTAGGGCATGCAATACTACCAATCCTGGAGTCACAACAAAACCGTTGTTAAACGTATTTGCTCCGTTATCAGAACCAAACGAAGGCGTGGAAGTCTCTGTCCAATTGGCAAATCCTGAGGCAATTCCATTGGAAATAATGCTGTTTGTTGGTGCTGCAACGGTTGGCAAATAATCACCTGCGGTCCAAAGACCAGCTGCTACGGCCACATTCTCGCGAGCACTACCTGCGGCACCCCATTGTACAAAATCCACCATGGCATTGGAATCCGTAAAGGCATTTGAACTGTACAAGCCCAATCCTTCAGAATCACCCATTTCAAAAGGTAATGTCAACGCTTCACCCGCAGCTAGGTTTATCGTTCCATTTACGGGAGTAAGGGTACCTATTCTGGCATATCTTCCCGGGCCCAAACACAACCAATAGTTATTTAAATCCAGGGTAGTTGAACCTGTATTTAGAATTTCCACATAATCAGCTCCTTGATACTGCACTTCACTAAGAATGGCGCCGCGGTCAGTAGCCGGCTGTGGGGCCATTATGGCTTCGATGGTGAGAGTAAACGTTCCGGCCGAGGTTGCGGTACCAGGGGCATAATCCAATACAGCGGTAATATAGGTATCACCCCTACGACCACCACGGTCCACAAGGCGTACTGCGGCATTCGAATCCGCAGGGCCAACATTGGCGCCAGCTGGTGGAAAATAGGCAGGATCATTGTCCGCTTCCGTACCTAAGTCATAAAGAACGAGCTCATTGGCAATGTCCACACCACTAAGTGCCTGACCGTTGGGAAACAAATCGATACCTGCCAAATCCTCAGGTGCCAAAAACCAATCGTTACTGTTGCCCATCATGGTAATGGGAGTGAATTTGGTACCACGCACTGCCTGAAATTGAATTTGATATTGGGCTCCATTGGTCGTCAATGGACCAGGTCCCGAAGCACCTACCGGAGTAGTGAAGGCATGGACATTCAAATAATTGGTAACATTACTAATGGTAATATTAAAAGCTGTTGTCCTGGGAGCGGCATCGTTTGCTTCCCCTAGGGAAGGTATGGCTTCCGGGTTCCAGTCCGCAGCAGTATCACCCTCTCCATCATACTCAATACTTGCGGAAAGTCCTACTGTGGGAACATATTCCCCTTCGGTCCAGATACCAGCTTCAACGGCAACATTTTCACGTGCACTCCCCGATGCACCCCACTGAACGAAATCTACGATAGCTTCTGCGTTTGTAAAGGCATTTGTGGAGTAAAGACCCAATCCACCTTGCGTATCCGGCAGGGTCACCGGGAGCACCAAAAATTCTCCTGCCGGCAACTCAATATTACCCGTTTTAGGGGTGAGCGTTCCAATTTGGGTATACTGCCCAGGACCCAGGCATAACCAATATCCACTAAGGTCAACGGCCACATTGCCATTATTGTAAATTTCCACATAATTAAGGTTCCCATATTGAACCTCATTCAGAACAATGGACTGTCTGTTGGCCACGGGCATGGTCAATACATTGTCCGCTCCAAACGTTGGGGTACTAGTTTCTGCCCAATTGGCCACACCATTACCATCCCCGTCAAAAATAATGCTGTTGTCCGCACTACCTAAAACGGGAACAAATTCCCCAGCGGTCCAGATACCGGCTTCTACGGCAACATTTTCCCTGGCGCTACCAGCTGCGCCCCACTGTACAAAATCAACCAACGCTTCCGAACTAGTGAATTCGTTACTGGAGTACAAGCCTATGCCGCCCTGCTCCTGTGGCATTTCAAAAAATATCGTAAGGTATTCCCCTGCGGCCAAGTTAACATTACCCTCTGTGGTAATAGTACCAATTTGCGCATACTGCCCTGGGCCTAAACACAACCAATAG
The sequence above is a segment of the Muricauda sp. SCSIO 64092 genome. Coding sequences within it:
- a CDS encoding spondin domain-containing protein, with protein sequence MKKNFLKMAALSFFALACSDDDTDGPVVNPPDNGGGTAGKASFVLNEVEYLGDRVEIFNNGDAAGDLSGYWLCLGPGQYAQIGTITTEGNVNLAAGEYLTIFFEMPQEQGGIGLYSSNEFTSSEALVDFVQWGAAGSARENVAVEAGIWTAGEFVPVLGSADNSIIFDGDGNGVANWAETSTPTFGADNVLTMPVANRQSIVLNEVQYGNLNYVEIYNNGNVAVDLSGYWLCLGPGQYTQIGTLTPKTGNIELPAGEFLVLPVTLPDTQGGLGLYSTNAFTNAEAIVDFVQWGASGSARENVAVEAGIWTEGEYVPTVGLSASIEYDGEGDTAADWNPEAIPSLGEANDAAPRTTAFNITISNVTNYLNVHAFTTPVGASGPGPLTTNGAQYQIQFQAVRGTKFTPITMMGNSNDWFLAPEDLAGIDLFPNGQALSGVDIANELVLYDLGTEADNDPAYFPPAGANVGPADSNAAVRLVDRGGRRGDTYITAVLDYAPGTATSAGTFTLTIEAIMAPQPATDRGAILSEVQYQGADYVEILNTGSTTLDLNNYWLCLGPGRYARIGTLTPVNGTINLAAGEALTLPFEMGDSEGLGLYSSNAFTDSNAMVDFVQWGAAGSARENVAVAAGLWTAGDYLPTVAAPTNSIISNGIASGFANWTETSTPSFGSDNGANTFNNGFVVTPGLVVLHALPEPLFTLGQADRGVGLEAIAEDGNVMPLYNWFKETGSQGAPLRLASSLSVFSPGLVYAFNGERDPLVLQGETNNPGNGLEELAEDGDNSVAVAYLESLGLPVAASNETAPVGPGEYLSFTLEVPQDQNFKFGFSTMYVQTNDWFIAYNNAGYPLFDENGTPASGFGASEKSYLYDSGTEVDEAVGFGIYQAPRQGGPNEGPADANTTVRRVSELEDVQFGKGLISSGPGVVYLQDPRGGYNVVRVEIQPQ